One Branchiostoma floridae strain S238N-H82 chromosome 15, Bfl_VNyyK, whole genome shotgun sequence DNA window includes the following coding sequences:
- the LOC118432192 gene encoding polycystic kidney disease protein 1-like 2: MYIEPNFTRTEDETQFVCNDWIGVEHGDGRLVRTLPPAVESDVSLGQRFGLKLREKFKDGHVWLSVVTSRPRSYFTRVQRLSCCLCLLYCKMITSAMWFPDSEQGTSNVVLTLGSIEDSPKSSGKKLPYWCLYVGWALLVLTTLASGFFLLLYSMEWGRDKSVQWLTAFGLSFLQSMVVVQPAQAILLTFGTTILCACRNKKSATNDGVDEDVEAGKLQPVDETLPAQPKNAWSDPEETEQLKQQRAERKNWLQLTDNSRRCMVGIIIIAATLLMVNEAWSPSAPAINQGLTAGFLNGTDSVKAHEDVLPWLEGDFAHQLYPTQQYNGDALGWKDGVFISNMPAYRLGPIRLGQFRGHTGMCDVAPSALRSNQTCLSSYVSGIAGEALASFPESKLATFSRVVHGKRASYSGPGYSVELGEIKAEMMEALKVLKANQWIDPFTAALVLDVTLYHANTDLASTVSVLFEFPPTGGAITTLQVATFPLAARGIATTILFVAKAVFVACLLYVIIRLGKKARKEGRTILLQLWTIVDVASVVAALYVIGAIAMKDAFAGKAKAFIRQELQKEQRGFVDLSDVAFWSHQLASAVAMVMWFNLVKICSLMSVSARVRTYLDVLIHTRLQLLGSLVIFILTVAGFSMLGHLLFCPYVETFRSLTAATAGLTFLPWGDVSYDVLATPSDVVGPLFLLTSSFTLLFLVLSFTAGVFVSATSAMMGEKGRGKVAAARQRRERRARAAREAGDAAPPARNDLHYCNCDEGNECFGQTHTAETRV, translated from the exons atgtatatagaaccAAATTTCACACGCACGGAGGACGA GACCCAGTTCGTGTGTAACGACTGGATCGGTGTGGAGCACGGAGACGGCCGGCTGGTGCGGACCCTGCCCCCCGCAGTGGAGTCGGACGTCTCCCTGGGGCAGCGCTTCGGCCTGAAGCTGCGCGAGAAGTTCAAGGACGGGCACGTCTGGCTGTCCGTGGTCACGTCACGGCCGAGGAGCTACTTCACCCGTGTGCAG CGACTGTCGTGCTGCCTGTGTCTCCTGTACTGCAAGATGATCACCAGCGCCATGTGGTTTCCGGATTCCGAGCAGGGAACATCCAACGTCGTGCTCACCCTTGGATCCATCGAG GACTCGCCGAAGTCGTCTGGCAAGAAGCTACCGTATTGGTGCCTGTACGTGGGCTGGGCGCTGCTGGTCCTGACCACCCTGGCCTCCGGGTTCTTCCTCCTTCTGTACAGTATGGAGTGGGGGAGGGACAAGTCCGTCCAGTGGCTCACAGCGTTCGGACTGTCCTTCCTGCAGTCCATGGTGGTGGTCCAGCCGGCTCAG GCCATTCTCTTGACCTTTGGAACCACAATCCTCTGTGCTTGTCGTAACAAGAAGAGCGCTACCAACGACGGTGTGGATGAGGATGTCGAAGCGGGAAAACTTCAGCCTGTCGATG AAACCCTCCCTGCTCAGCCCAAGAACGCCTGGTCAGACCCTGAGGAGACGGAACAGCTGAAGCAGCAGCGCGCCGAGAGGAAGAACTGGCTACAGCTGACCGACAACAGCAGGCGGTGCATGGtgggtatcatcatcatcgctgcCACCCTGCTGATGGTCAATGAGGCGTGGAGTCCTTCCGCCCCTGCCATCAACCAAGGCCTCACAGCTGGTTTCTTAAATGGGACCGACTCG GTTAAGGCGCATGAGGATGTGCTGCCGTGGCTTGAAGGTGACTTCGCGCATCAGCTGTACCCAACACAACAGTACAACGGCGACGCGCTGGGCTGGAAGGACGGGGTGTTCATCAGCAACATGCCTGCTTACCGTTTGGGACCGATTCGCCTCGGACAGTTCAGGGGGCACACCg GAATGTGTGACGTTGCACCGTCGGCTCTCCGCTCCAACCAGACGTGCCTGAGTTCATACGTCAGCGGGATAGCAGGCGAGGCCCTCGCGTCCTTCCCAGAGTCGAAGCTCGCAACCTTCAGTCGCGTTGTCCACGGTAAAAGGGCCTCATACAGTGGACCCGGCTACAGCGTCGAGCTCGGCGAGATAAAAGCGGAGATGATGGAAGCGCTGAAGGTTCTGAAGGCAAACCAGTGGATTGACCCGTTCACGGCCGCTCTCGTGCTGGACGTCACGCTGTACCACGCCAACACCGACCTGGCCAGCACAGTGTCCGTGCTCTTCGAGTTCCCTCCAACAGGGGGTGCCATCACGACCCTCCAAGTCGCCACATTCCCGCTGGCCGCGCGGGGCATCGCTACCACCATCCTTTTCGTGGCCAAGGCAGTATTCGTCGCTTGCCTCCTGTACGTCATCATCCGTCTTGGGAAGAAAGCGCGCAAGGAAGGGAGGACCATCCTGCTCCAGCTCTGGACCATAGTGGACGTGGCGTCGGTCGTGGCGGCGCTCTACGTCATCGGGGCGATCGCGATGAAGGACGCCTTCGCGGGCAAAGCAAAGGCGTTTATCCGCCAAGAACTACAGAAGG AGCAACGCGGCTTCGTGGACCTGTCCGATGTCGCCTTCTGGAGTCACCAGTTGGCCTCCGCTGTCGCCATGGTGATGTGGTTCAACCTGGTGAAGATCTGCAGCCTGATGAGTGTCAGTGCCCGGGTCCGCACGTATCTCG ATGTCCTGATCCATACCCGCCTGCAGCTGCTGGGCAGCCTGGTCATCTTCATCCTGACCGTCGCAGGCTTCAGCATGTTGG GTCACCTCCTGTTCTGCCCGTACGTGGAGACATTCCGGTCCCTGACCGCCGCCACAGCCGGCCTGACGTTCCTGCCGTGGGGAGACGTCAGCTACGACGTACTCGCCACGCCCAGCGACGTGGTGGGACCCCTGTTCCTCCTCACCTCCAGCTTCACCCTCCTGTTCCTGGTGCTCAGCTTCACGGCCGGCGTGTTCGTCAGCGCGACGTCCGCCATGATGGGCGAGAAGGGCAGGGGGAAGGTCGCCGCGGCACGGCAGCGGAGGGAGAGGCGCGCCAGGGCCGCTAGAGAGGCCGGGGACGCCGCGCCTCCAGCGCGTAACGATCTGCACTACTGCAACTGCGATGAGGGCAACGAGTGCTTTGGTCAGACCCACACAGCTGAAACACGGGTCTAA
- the LOC118432193 gene encoding myotrophin-like yields MNDKERELCAAAEHGFTERLQQLLDEGTNPDVSGKNNATPLHWVAGNGNAGAVQLLLTAGADPNKRDWQGFTPLHYAAHKGYTKSVQILLKAGADPNAIDSSGNTALHNAATYGHPECVKELLTAGADSTIQNKDSKTAEESVGQHLGCREPVTREHREAVLKAFREYQMPLNI; encoded by the exons ATGAACGACAAGGAAAGG GAACTGTGTGCTGCTGCGGAGCATGGCTTCACAGAAAGATTACAGCAACTATTAGATGAAGGAACTAACCCGGATGTTTCAGGCAAAAAC AATGCCACTCCACTTCACTGGGTAGCAGGGAATGGGAATGCAGGAGCAGTGCAACTTCTACTCACAGCCGGTGCTGATCCCAACAAAAGAGACTGGCAG GGTTTTACACCGCTTCACTACGCAGCTCACAAAGGTTACACAAAAAGTGTGCAAATATTGCTCAAAGCCGGAGCAGATCCAAATGCTATAGATAGCAGT GGAAACACCGCCCTACACAATGCTGCTACATATGGTCATCCCGAGTGTGTCAAAGAGCTTCTGACGGCCGGTGCCGACAGCACTATTCAAAACAAA GACAGTAAAACAGCAGAAGAATCAGTTGGACAGCATTTAGGATGTCGAGAGCCTGTTACACGTGAACATAGAGAGGCCGTGCTGAAAGCTTTTCGAGAGTACCAA atgccattgaacatctAA